A portion of the Echeneis naucrates chromosome 5, fEcheNa1.1, whole genome shotgun sequence genome contains these proteins:
- the ruvbl1 gene encoding ruvB-like 1 — protein MKIEEVKSTTKTQRIASHSHVKGLGLDEAGNAKQSACGLVGQEAAREACGIIVELIRSKKMAGRAVLLAGPPGTGKTALALGVAQELGNKVPFCPMVGSEVYSSEIKKTEVLMENFRRAIGLRIKETKEVYEGEVTELTPCETENPMGGYGKTISHVIIGLKTGKGTKQLKLDPSIYESLHKERVEVGDVIYIEANSGAVKRQGRCDTFATEFDLEAEEYVPLPKGDVHKKKEIVQDVTLHDLDVANARPQGGQDILSMMGQLMKPKKTEITDKLRAEINKVVNRYIDQGVAELVPGVLFVDEVHMLDIECFTYLHRALESTIAPIVVFASNRGNCLIRGTEDISSPHGIPLDLLDRVMIIRTMLYTPQEMKQIIKIRAQTEGINISEEALTHLAEIGTKTTLRYAVQLLTPASLLGRVQGKETVEREQVEEINELFYDAKSSAKILQDQHHKFMK, from the exons ATGAAGATCGAGGAAGTAAAAAGTACCACGAAAACACAGCGGATCGCCTCTCACAGTCATGTCAAAGGACTGGGGCTAGATGAGGCCGGGAATGCCAAACAGAGCGCATGTGGGCTTGTCGGCCAAGAAGCTGCTCGGGAG GCTTGTGGCATCATCGTTGAGCTCATTCGCTCGAAAAAGATGGCAGGAAGGGCAGTGTTACTGGCAGGGCCACCAGGTACGGGCAAG acTGCCCTGGCCTTGGGTGTAGCACAGGAACTGGGGAACAAAGTGCCTTTCTGTCCAATGGTTGGCAGCGAGGTCTACtcatctgaaattaaaaaaactgaagtacTGATGGAAAATTTCAGGAGGGCCATTG GACTGCGTATCAAAGAAACAAAGGAGGTGTATGAAGGCGAGGTGACAGAGCTGACCCCCTGTGAGACTGAGAATCCTATGGGCGGCTACGGAAAAACCATCAGCCACGTCATCATTGGTCTGAAGACAGGCAAAGGCACAAAGCAGCTCAAG CTGGATCCTAGTATTTATGAGAGTCTTCACAAAGAGCGTGTGGAAGTGGGAGATGTCATCTACATTGAAGCCAACAGCGGTGCTGTCAAG AGACAAGGTCGTTGTGACACCTTTGCAACAGAGTTTGATCTTGAGGCCGAGGAGTATGTGCCACTGCCCAAAGGTGATGTCCACAAAAAGAAGGAGATAGTCCAAGATGTCACATTGCATGACCTGGACGTGGCAAATGCCAGACCTCAG GGAGGCCAGGATATACTCTCCATGATGGGACAACTGATGAAaccaaaaaagacagaaatcacaG ATAAGCTGCGTGCAGAGATCAACAAGGTGGTGAATCGCTACATTGACCAGGGCGTAGCTGAACTCGTACCCGGTGTGCTGTTTGTGGACGAGGTGCACATGCTGGATATAGAATGCTTCACCTACCTCCATCGAGCGCTTGAGAGCACCATCGCTCCCATTGTTGTCTTTGCTTCTAACAGGGGAAACTGTTTAATTAG GGGGACAGAGGACATCAGCTCCCCACATGGGATTCCTCTGGATTTACTGGACAGAGTCATGATAATCCGCACAATGTTGTACACGCCACAGGAAATGAAGCAG ATCATTAAGATTCGTGCTCAGACTGAGGGCATCAATATCAGCGAGGAAGCACTTACACACCTGGCAGAGATCGGCACAAAGACCACCCTGAG GTACGCCGTGCAGCTGCTGACACCAGCCAGTCTGCTGGGACGTGTTCAGGGAAAAGAGACCGTCGAGAGGGAGCAGGTGGAGGAAATCAATGAGCTGTTCTATGACGCCAAGTCCTCTGCCAAGATTCTCCAAGACCAACATCACAAgtttatgaaatga
- the mustn1a gene encoding musculoskeletal embryonic nuclear protein 1a, producing MSLSLAGHTEKEQQLAVGQISFEDTFNYTAVMSQPGQKEDEQMQRPEVREEDLTEAKGRLGTEGPAKSKTFEVMEECEKMGKVAPSVFSGVRSGAETAFNTRSSRPVKK from the exons atgagTCTAAGCTTGGCtggacacacagaaaaagagcaaCAGCTGGCAGTGGGGCAGATTTCTTTTGAAGATACTTTCAACTACACAGCTGTCATGTCTCAG CCAGGTCAGAAGGAAGATGAACAAATGCAACGTCCTGAAGTGAGAGAGGAGGATCTGACTGAAGCAAAAGGCAGACTGGGAACTGAGGGGCCAGCAAAGAGCAAGACATTTGAAGTTATGGAGGAGTGTG agaaaatgggtAAAGTTGCCCCCTCTGTGTTCAGTGGGGTGCGGTCAGGGGCAGAGACTGCTTTCAACACACGATCATCCCGGCCAGTCAAAAAGTAG